A part of Amycolatopsis lurida genomic DNA contains:
- a CDS encoding AAA family ATPase — MDSAADARAALIALRTEVGKAVVGNDAAVTGLIIALLCRGHVLLEGVPGVAKTLLVRALAAALDLETTRVQFTPDLMPGDITGSIVYDAHSGEFSFREGPVFTSLLLADEINRTPPKTQSSLLEAMEERQVSSDGKTRPLPDPFIVIATQNPVEYEGTYPLPEAQLDRFLLKLTMPMPSREDEFGILSRHAQGFDPRDLSAAGVTPVAGIAQLDAARRAVAGVTVRPEVLAYIVDVCRATRSLPSVRLGVSPRGATALLAATRAWAWLAGRDYATPDDVKALARPALRHRLDLRPEAELEGATADGVLDRVLASVPVPR, encoded by the coding sequence TTGGACAGTGCGGCCGACGCGCGGGCGGCGCTGATCGCGTTGCGGACCGAGGTCGGAAAAGCCGTGGTGGGCAACGACGCGGCCGTCACCGGGCTCATCATCGCGTTGCTGTGCCGGGGGCACGTGCTGCTCGAAGGCGTCCCTGGGGTGGCGAAGACTTTGCTGGTGCGGGCGTTGGCGGCCGCGCTGGATCTGGAGACGACCCGGGTGCAGTTCACGCCGGATCTGATGCCGGGCGACATCACCGGTTCGATCGTGTACGACGCGCACAGCGGCGAGTTCTCGTTCCGCGAGGGCCCGGTGTTCACGAGCCTGTTGCTGGCCGACGAGATCAACCGCACCCCGCCGAAAACCCAGTCTTCGCTGCTGGAGGCGATGGAGGAGCGTCAGGTTTCCAGCGACGGCAAGACACGGCCGCTGCCCGACCCGTTCATCGTCATCGCGACGCAGAACCCGGTCGAATACGAGGGCACGTACCCGCTGCCCGAGGCGCAGCTGGACCGGTTCCTGCTGAAGCTGACCATGCCGATGCCGTCCCGTGAGGACGAATTCGGCATCCTTTCCCGGCACGCGCAGGGTTTCGACCCGCGGGACCTGTCCGCGGCGGGGGTCACCCCGGTCGCCGGGATCGCCCAGCTCGACGCCGCGCGGCGCGCGGTCGCCGGGGTCACCGTGCGTCCCGAAGTGCTCGCCTACATCGTCGACGTCTGCCGGGCGACGCGGTCGCTGCCGTCCGTGCGGCTCGGCGTCTCCCCGCGTGGCGCGACCGCATTGCTCGCCGCGACCCGGGCATGGGCCTGGCTCGCAGGCCGCGACTACGCCACCCCGGACGACGTCAAAGCCTTGGCACGTCCGGCTTTGCGGCACCGGCTCGACCTGCGGCCCGAGGCCGAACTCGAAGGTGCGACCGCCGACGGCGTGCTGGACCGGGTCCTCGCGTCCGTACCCGTTCCGCGCTGA
- a CDS encoding neutral zinc metallopeptidase has product MTQPPHGQWPPRGAVQPPPVHGQHPAQWHGAPHHFPPPPPRRSVGAIIGICLGAVAVLVLGLVAIVSLNRDDSDHVANAGYSTLPATSSRAELPPSGSSSPSSSTNPFPTSPSRAPSSSSGPQKILKLADHPILQDPNAGLRNRVCTLPQWQSSQQAAEAFFTAAGKCLDNAWGPFLDAYDLPFTPPALHFPTGASFETECGTIQVGIATAAYYCENNLYVPFRGLQTDQYGNNPGVYLALFAHEYGHHVQEVAGLMDAAWQKIYDAGQNSPAGLEMSRRKELQAQCFSGMFLGAHVDQGGTVSRDMYNKAWNDQETRGDNTSRSQDHGTNAHYASWWRAGASNNRIADCNTFSAPASAVS; this is encoded by the coding sequence ATGACGCAACCGCCCCACGGCCAGTGGCCGCCACGCGGCGCCGTCCAGCCACCGCCGGTGCACGGCCAGCACCCTGCCCAGTGGCACGGAGCGCCGCACCACTTCCCGCCTCCGCCGCCCCGCAGGTCCGTGGGCGCGATCATCGGTATCTGCCTCGGCGCGGTCGCCGTATTGGTCCTCGGCCTGGTGGCGATCGTTTCACTCAATCGTGACGACTCCGATCACGTAGCGAACGCGGGCTACAGCACTCTCCCGGCCACGTCCTCGCGCGCGGAACTACCGCCGAGCGGGTCTTCGTCGCCCTCGTCCTCGACGAACCCGTTCCCGACATCACCGTCCAGGGCGCCGTCCTCGTCGAGCGGTCCGCAGAAGATCCTCAAGCTCGCCGACCACCCGATCCTCCAGGACCCCAACGCCGGCCTGCGGAACCGCGTCTGCACGCTGCCGCAGTGGCAGAGCAGCCAGCAGGCCGCCGAGGCGTTCTTCACGGCGGCGGGCAAATGCCTCGACAACGCCTGGGGCCCGTTCCTCGACGCCTACGACCTGCCGTTCACCCCACCCGCCCTGCACTTCCCGACCGGGGCCAGCTTCGAGACCGAATGCGGCACGATCCAGGTGGGCATCGCGACGGCGGCGTACTACTGCGAGAACAACCTCTACGTGCCGTTCCGTGGTCTTCAGACCGACCAGTACGGCAACAACCCCGGCGTCTACCTCGCCCTTTTCGCGCATGAGTACGGGCACCACGTGCAGGAGGTCGCCGGGCTGATGGACGCGGCCTGGCAGAAGATCTACGACGCGGGCCAGAACAGCCCCGCCGGGCTGGAGATGTCGCGGCGCAAGGAACTCCAGGCACAGTGCTTCTCCGGGATGTTCCTCGGCGCGCACGTCGACCAGGGCGGCACGGTCAGCCGGGACATGTACAACAAGGCCTGGAACGATCAGGAGACCCGGGGCGACAACACCTCGCGCAGCCAGGACCACGGGACGAACGCGCACTACGCGTCCTGGTGGCGGGCGGGTGCGAGCAACAACCGGATCGCCGACTGCAACACCTTCTCGGCCCCGGCGAGCGCCGTTTCCTGA
- a CDS encoding neutral zinc metallopeptidase, with protein sequence MPPPNRPGPVPPGRPRPPISRPTPMPPPFRPGPPSGGIPLPPPGAAPLPPPRIGAPIPFRPGAVGPPQLPYGPRFAQPAFTPYGGYQAKKSNGGVIAAVAIVALMALMGGLLMVVTLANGGSKQVADVGYSSYPTTSSSDYTTTTTSSDTSTTSTRSRDSTASRETSAGSTRETSTSRAPSGPRPHLKLADNPLWLDSQVGLPNQPCNLSRWANNPDAAAAFFDSARPCLDSVWQQVMNYTKLPFRVPTVKYPSGKNWSSPCGDASNGSVAAFYCSQNETLYMPYEGLQVSQYGSRPGVYLAVFAHEYAHHIQALSGISEAYWTARYEAGTDSAAGLEMSRRNELSAQCLSGTFLGSTVGRGGSVDQAMYRDAWQTQDRGDHNGGPRDHGSDAHAVSWWQHGAQKNRMFECNTWSAKSSDVS encoded by the coding sequence ATGCCGCCGCCGAACCGGCCGGGTCCCGTCCCGCCCGGTCGTCCTCGGCCGCCGATTTCCCGGCCGACGCCGATGCCGCCGCCGTTCCGGCCGGGTCCGCCGAGCGGCGGTATACCGCTTCCCCCGCCGGGCGCGGCTCCGCTGCCGCCGCCGCGGATCGGCGCGCCGATCCCGTTCCGGCCCGGCGCCGTCGGCCCGCCACAGCTTCCGTACGGTCCGCGTTTCGCGCAGCCCGCGTTCACGCCTTACGGGGGATACCAAGCCAAGAAGTCGAACGGCGGGGTCATCGCGGCGGTCGCGATCGTGGCCTTGATGGCGTTGATGGGCGGGCTGCTCATGGTGGTCACCCTCGCCAACGGCGGCTCGAAGCAGGTCGCCGATGTCGGATATTCGAGCTACCCGACGACGTCCTCTTCGGACTACACGACGACCACCACGTCCAGCGACACGTCGACCACGAGCACCCGTTCGCGCGATTCGACCGCCTCACGCGAGACGTCGGCGGGCTCGACCCGCGAGACGTCGACCAGTCGCGCGCCGTCCGGACCGCGGCCGCACCTCAAGCTGGCGGACAACCCGCTGTGGCTCGATTCCCAGGTCGGCTTGCCGAACCAGCCATGCAACCTCTCGCGCTGGGCGAACAACCCGGACGCGGCGGCGGCCTTCTTCGACAGCGCGCGGCCCTGCCTGGACAGTGTCTGGCAGCAGGTCATGAACTACACGAAACTGCCGTTCCGGGTCCCGACAGTGAAGTACCCGTCCGGCAAGAACTGGTCGAGCCCCTGCGGCGACGCCAGCAACGGTTCGGTCGCGGCGTTCTACTGCTCGCAGAACGAGACGCTTTACATGCCGTACGAAGGCCTCCAAGTTTCCCAGTACGGCAGCCGGCCGGGGGTCTATCTGGCCGTCTTCGCCCATGAGTACGCGCACCACATCCAAGCGCTTTCCGGTATTTCGGAGGCCTATTGGACCGCACGCTACGAAGCGGGCACCGATTCGGCGGCGGGCCTGGAGATGTCGCGGCGCAACGAGCTTTCGGCGCAGTGTCTGTCCGGGACGTTCCTGGGTTCGACGGTCGGCCGCGGCGGCTCGGTCGACCAGGCGATGTACCGCGACGCCTGGCAGACCCAGGACCGCGGCGACCACAACGGCGGCCCGCGCGACCACGGCTCCGACGCGCACGCCGTCTCGTGGTGGCAGCACGGCGCGCAGAAGAACCGGATGTTCGAGTGCAACACCTGGTCGGCGAAGTCGTCCGACGTTTCCTGA
- a CDS encoding DUF2207 domain-containing protein codes for MLTKWGTAVVAVAASSALMAPPSDTNVPEAPAAGPSLTNAPQLPKPPPIGARGQLGLLQPPSGPAANVAVKVERDGSLSITEQVTVPGGQHLVRRIPLRVPAGEEQDRVYVVRDVSVEGAGRAEPNGEQLVATFDGGAATLKYKVDGAVADVSGAQQVRWQVASGWDGELSRVSASFSAPTRETPTVDCFAGPLGSDRQCSLAETDHSGVVRVEQDKLPAGERVDIAVQLPAGTVPANARFEQIATVGGAFALTILAGIGFGALALFLVLGALAVWLLRRRDKGALAAGTGPVDVLMREGGRVSFASPDGVLPGQVGTVVDETVDVVDVSGTVVDLAVRNYLWIAEVRGAGTVDWQIARRNAPDEHLAAFEREIYTAILPEGTDSVLLSELRGRGTVDLRVAGEAMYADVVRRGWFSRRPDKGRSKLTWAGIGLIALGLVGTAVLTFTVGHALLGVAAVLAGVAALLGASWVPPRTSRGRRLVGQVRGLLEYLHTVKVADIPVGDREMVFSRSLPYAIVLGDVERWLRTFEGLDPSADGSAGLYWFGGLEGDRDLRRFAAHLPSFLSALDGLLAESGHLRSLRPEPVPA; via the coding sequence GTGTTGACGAAATGGGGGACGGCGGTCGTGGCCGTCGCGGCGAGCTCGGCCTTGATGGCCCCGCCGTCGGATACGAACGTTCCGGAGGCGCCCGCGGCGGGCCCTTCGCTGACCAACGCGCCGCAGTTGCCGAAGCCGCCGCCGATCGGCGCCCGCGGCCAGCTCGGGCTGCTCCAGCCGCCGAGCGGGCCGGCCGCGAACGTCGCGGTGAAGGTGGAACGCGACGGTTCGCTGTCGATCACCGAGCAGGTGACCGTCCCGGGTGGACAGCACCTCGTACGCCGGATTCCCTTGCGGGTTCCCGCCGGTGAGGAGCAGGACCGCGTGTACGTCGTCCGTGACGTCTCGGTCGAGGGCGCGGGCAGGGCGGAGCCGAACGGCGAGCAGCTGGTCGCCACCTTCGACGGCGGCGCGGCCACCCTCAAGTACAAAGTGGACGGCGCGGTCGCGGACGTCAGCGGCGCACAGCAGGTCCGCTGGCAGGTCGCCAGCGGCTGGGACGGCGAGCTGTCCCGGGTGTCCGCTTCGTTCAGCGCGCCGACGCGCGAAACGCCCACAGTGGACTGCTTCGCCGGGCCGCTCGGTTCGGACAGGCAGTGTTCGCTCGCCGAAACCGACCACAGCGGCGTCGTCCGCGTCGAGCAGGACAAACTCCCGGCGGGCGAACGGGTCGACATCGCCGTCCAGCTTCCGGCGGGCACGGTGCCTGCGAACGCGCGGTTCGAGCAGATCGCCACGGTCGGCGGCGCGTTCGCCCTCACCATCCTCGCCGGTATCGGGTTCGGGGCGCTGGCACTGTTCCTGGTTCTCGGCGCGCTCGCCGTCTGGCTGCTGCGCCGCCGCGACAAGGGCGCGCTCGCCGCGGGCACCGGCCCGGTCGACGTCCTCATGCGAGAAGGCGGCCGGGTCTCGTTCGCCTCGCCCGACGGTGTCCTGCCGGGACAGGTCGGCACAGTCGTCGACGAGACGGTCGACGTCGTGGACGTCAGCGGCACGGTGGTCGACCTCGCGGTCCGCAACTACCTGTGGATCGCCGAGGTCCGCGGCGCGGGCACGGTCGACTGGCAGATCGCGCGCCGCAACGCGCCGGACGAGCATCTCGCCGCCTTCGAGCGCGAGATCTACACCGCGATCCTGCCCGAGGGCACCGATTCCGTGCTGCTGTCGGAACTCCGCGGCCGCGGCACCGTCGATCTCCGTGTCGCGGGCGAGGCGATGTACGCCGACGTGGTGCGCCGGGGCTGGTTCTCGCGCCGCCCGGACAAGGGCAGGAGCAAACTCACCTGGGCGGGGATCGGCCTGATCGCCCTCGGTCTCGTGGGCACCGCCGTCCTGACGTTCACCGTCGGGCACGCGCTGCTCGGCGTCGCGGCCGTGCTCGCCGGGGTCGCCGCGTTGCTGGGCGCTTCGTGGGTGCCGCCGCGGACCTCGCGCGGCAGGCGTCTGGTCGGCCAGGTGCGCGGTCTGCTCGAGTACCTGCACACCGTCAAGGTCGCCGACATTCCGGTGGGAGACCGGGAAATGGTGTTCTCCCGGTCTCTGCCGTACGCCATCGTGCTCGGTGACGTCGAGCGCTGGCTCCGGACGTTCGAGGGGCTCGACCCGTCGGCGGACGGTTCGGCCGGGCTGTACTGGTTCGGCGGCCTCGAAGGCGATCGGGACCTGCGCCGGTTCGCCGCGCACCTGCCGTCGTTCCTGTCCGCTTTGGACGGTCTGCTCGCCGAATCCGGGCACCTGCGCTCGCTTCGCCCGGAACCGGTCCCCGCCTGA
- a CDS encoding DUF4129 domain-containing protein — MVTRFLTEVPVDIDRDNARLRAAEELSGEAYQAARPSWLTEAFNWVVEKLLGFLEKVDSAVPGGIFAVLLLVVVLIVVVVVIRLKSGPLATSAKSGRAVFAGQRKASGEHRKAAEEAASRGDFDDAVRERFRAVVRSLEERALLDEKSGRTADEAAIEAGRLLPDVAVPLRAGARLFDDVHYGGIPATEAGYRSLSELDEGCRRARPVALAAG; from the coding sequence ATGGTGACGCGTTTCCTCACCGAGGTCCCGGTCGACATCGACCGGGACAACGCCCGGCTGCGCGCGGCCGAGGAGCTCTCGGGCGAGGCCTATCAGGCCGCGAGACCGAGCTGGCTGACCGAAGCGTTCAACTGGGTGGTCGAAAAGCTGCTGGGCTTCCTCGAAAAGGTGGACAGCGCGGTGCCCGGGGGGATCTTCGCCGTGCTGCTGCTGGTCGTCGTGCTGATCGTGGTGGTCGTGGTGATCCGGCTGAAGTCGGGTCCGCTGGCGACGTCGGCCAAGAGCGGGCGGGCCGTGTTCGCCGGGCAGCGCAAGGCGTCCGGCGAACATCGCAAGGCGGCCGAGGAGGCCGCGTCGCGGGGCGACTTCGACGACGCCGTCCGTGAGCGGTTCCGTGCCGTGGTGCGGTCCTTGGAGGAGCGGGCGCTGCTGGACGAGAAGTCCGGGCGGACCGCCGACGAGGCCGCCATCGAAGCCGGACGGCTGCTCCCCGATGTCGCCGTTCCGTTGCGCGCGGGCGCCCGGTTGTTCGACGACGTCCACTACGGCGGCATCCCCGCCACGGAGGCCGGTTATCGGTCGCTGTCCGAATTGGACGAAGGCTGCCGTCGTGCCAGGCCCGTCGCCTTGGCGGCCGGATGA
- a CDS encoding stage II sporulation protein M, with product MDVDVFVAAHQAEWNRLRDLVGRAGKLSGPDADELVTLYQRVATHLSIIRSVAPDPVLVAQLSGLVAKARSAVTGSHSPAWREIALFFTQRFPAALYLSRRWWLASAAASIAVMAIAAVWIAGDPQVLASLASPEEFRDLTAPGGKYETYYSSDPAGSFAARVWTNNAWVAATCLFLGVVLGVPVVYALWANSLNLAIGAALMSSAGRLDVFFGLILPHGLLELTAVFVAAGTGLKLGWTVIDPGRRSRTAALGEQGRSVVVMALGLTVVLLISGVIEGFVTPSGLPTWARVGIGVIAEVAFLLYVFVVGRRAAKAGEVGDVDWRYAGDSRPEAG from the coding sequence TTGGACGTGGACGTGTTCGTCGCCGCGCACCAGGCCGAATGGAACCGGCTGCGTGACCTCGTGGGCCGCGCCGGGAAGCTCAGCGGCCCGGACGCCGACGAGCTGGTGACGCTGTACCAGCGCGTCGCGACGCATCTTTCGATCATCCGCTCGGTCGCGCCCGATCCCGTGCTCGTCGCGCAGCTGTCCGGCCTGGTCGCGAAGGCCCGCTCGGCCGTCACCGGTTCGCACAGTCCCGCGTGGCGCGAGATCGCCCTCTTCTTCACCCAGCGGTTCCCGGCGGCGCTGTATCTGAGCCGGCGCTGGTGGCTGGCGTCGGCGGCGGCGTCGATCGCGGTGATGGCGATCGCGGCGGTGTGGATCGCCGGTGACCCACAGGTGCTCGCGTCGCTGGCCTCGCCAGAGGAGTTCAGGGACCTGACCGCGCCGGGCGGGAAGTACGAGACGTACTACTCGTCCGATCCCGCGGGTTCCTTCGCCGCGCGCGTCTGGACCAACAACGCTTGGGTGGCCGCGACCTGCCTGTTCCTCGGCGTGGTGCTGGGTGTCCCGGTGGTCTACGCGCTCTGGGCGAACTCGCTGAACCTCGCGATCGGGGCGGCGCTGATGTCCTCGGCCGGGCGGCTCGACGTGTTCTTCGGCCTGATCCTGCCGCACGGCCTGCTGGAGCTGACCGCGGTGTTCGTCGCCGCCGGAACGGGACTGAAACTCGGCTGGACGGTCATCGACCCGGGGCGCCGGTCCCGGACGGCGGCGCTCGGCGAGCAGGGTCGCTCGGTCGTGGTAATGGCGCTGGGGCTGACCGTGGTGCTGCTGATCTCCGGTGTGATCGAGGGTTTCGTGACCCCGTCGGGCCTGCCGACCTGGGCGCGTGTCGGCATTGGAGTAATCGCGGAGGTCGCGTTCTTACTTTACGTGTTCGTTGTCGGGCGCAGGGCCGCGAAAGCGGGCGAAGTGGGTGATGTCGACTGGCGATACGCTGGAGATTCTCGACCGGAAGCCGGCTGA
- a CDS encoding DUF58 domain-containing protein, with the protein MAVTGRLGLLALLAAPVVGFLLPSWAGIGLAAAVLLLLVVLDLLLAGSVRKLHFARSGATSVRLGEECEVTLTVANPGVRPVRAWLRDAWPPSAGADDRHRLTLPPGERRVVTTRLLPTRRGDRIAARVTVRSTGPLGLAARQGSHDVPWTVRVLPPFHSRKHLPSRLARLQQLDGRNAVLIRGQGTEFDSLREYVIGDDVRSIDWRASARASDVMVRTWRPERDRHVVLVLDTGRVSAGRVGDAPRLDAAMDAALLLAVLAARAGDRVDLLAYDRQVHAAVQGSTELLPALVNAMAPLESSLVETDARGMVAEVLRRTRRRALVVLLTGLDAAPLEEGLFPILSKLTSRHQLMIASVADPRVAEMAAGRGDAEAVYDAAAAERVLAERRQVTARLARHGVEVVDAVPEELPPRLADRYLALKAAGRL; encoded by the coding sequence ATGGCCGTCACCGGACGGCTCGGGCTGCTGGCGCTCCTCGCGGCGCCGGTGGTCGGTTTCCTGCTGCCCTCGTGGGCCGGGATAGGGCTGGCCGCGGCGGTGCTGCTTCTGTTGGTGGTGCTGGATCTCCTGCTCGCAGGGAGCGTGCGCAAGCTGCATTTCGCGCGGTCCGGCGCGACCTCCGTGCGGCTGGGGGAGGAGTGCGAGGTCACGCTCACCGTGGCCAATCCCGGCGTCCGCCCGGTGCGCGCGTGGCTCCGGGACGCCTGGCCGCCCAGTGCCGGCGCGGACGACCGGCACCGGCTGACGCTGCCCCCAGGCGAACGCCGCGTTGTGACCACCCGGCTCCTGCCGACCCGGCGCGGCGACCGGATCGCGGCCAGGGTGACCGTCCGCTCGACCGGGCCGTTGGGGCTCGCCGCACGGCAGGGTTCGCACGACGTGCCGTGGACCGTGCGGGTGCTGCCGCCGTTCCACAGCCGCAAGCATCTGCCTTCGCGGCTCGCGCGGTTGCAGCAGCTCGACGGCCGCAACGCGGTGCTGATCCGGGGCCAGGGCACGGAATTCGACTCCCTGCGCGAATACGTGATCGGCGACGACGTCCGCTCGATCGACTGGCGGGCCTCGGCGCGCGCGTCCGACGTCATGGTGCGGACCTGGCGCCCGGAACGCGACCGGCACGTGGTGCTGGTGCTCGACACCGGCCGCGTTTCGGCGGGCCGGGTGGGGGACGCGCCCCGGCTCGACGCGGCGATGGACGCGGCCCTGCTGCTGGCCGTGCTCGCCGCTCGGGCGGGTGACCGCGTCGACCTCCTCGCCTACGACCGGCAGGTCCACGCCGCGGTCCAGGGGTCGACGGAGTTGTTGCCCGCCTTGGTGAACGCCATGGCACCGCTCGAATCTTCGCTGGTCGAGACCGACGCGCGGGGGATGGTCGCGGAGGTGCTGCGGCGGACCCGGCGGCGCGCGCTGGTCGTCCTCCTGACCGGGCTGGACGCGGCGCCGCTGGAAGAAGGCCTGTTCCCGATCTTGTCGAAGCTGACTTCGCGGCACCAGCTGATGATCGCTTCGGTGGCGGACCCGCGGGTCGCCGAGATGGCGGCGGGCCGCGGCGACGCGGAAGCGGTCTACGACGCGGCCGCGGCCGAGCGGGTGCTGGCCGAACGGCGCCAGGTCACCGCGCGGCTGGCGCGGCACGGGGTCGAGGTCGTCGACGCCGTGCCCGAGGAGCTGCCGCCGCGGCTGGCGGACCGGTATCTCGCCTTGAAGGCGGCCGGGCGGCTGTGA
- a CDS encoding maleylpyruvate isomerase family mycothiol-dependent enzyme — MDFDRHCAEIVTQAELLATELADAGLTTPVPSCPGWTLGALVRHLGAGHRWAAEIVRSRATAPVPDDQVRRVDGDDSGRLPGSWLVDGASELATALREAGPDAEVWVPFHYRTASFYARRFTHETLVHRADATLAAGLEFRAAPEVVLDAIDEWMELEALPLHFEFRPEKREILGAGRSVGFESGEHAWFLDLGGSVVTWERGRRGAAVTVRGSLTELVLALYQRQDAQDVFGDLELFKLWQTHVRFG, encoded by the coding sequence ATGGATTTCGACCGGCACTGCGCGGAGATCGTCACCCAGGCCGAACTGCTCGCGACCGAACTGGCCGACGCCGGCCTGACGACGCCCGTGCCGTCCTGCCCCGGCTGGACACTGGGCGCGCTGGTGCGGCATCTCGGTGCCGGGCACCGGTGGGCGGCCGAGATCGTCCGGAGCCGGGCGACCGCGCCGGTGCCCGACGACCAGGTGCGCCGGGTGGACGGCGACGATTCCGGACGGCTGCCCGGGTCCTGGCTGGTGGACGGTGCTTCAGAGCTGGCGACGGCGCTGCGGGAAGCGGGACCGGACGCCGAGGTCTGGGTGCCGTTCCACTACCGGACCGCGTCGTTCTACGCGCGCCGCTTCACACACGAGACGCTGGTCCATCGCGCCGACGCGACCCTGGCGGCGGGGCTGGAGTTCCGCGCCGCGCCCGAAGTCGTGCTCGACGCGATCGACGAGTGGATGGAACTCGAAGCGCTGCCGCTGCACTTCGAGTTCAGGCCGGAGAAGCGGGAGATCCTCGGGGCCGGCCGGTCGGTGGGTTTCGAGTCGGGGGAGCACGCTTGGTTCCTCGACCTCGGCGGCTCGGTGGTGACCTGGGAGCGGGGACGACGCGGTGCCGCGGTGACCGTGCGCGGCTCGCTGACAGAACTAGTGCTGGCGCTCTACCAGCGCCAGGACGCCCAGGACGTCTTCGGTGATCTTGAGTTGTTCAAGCTGTGGCAGACCCACGTGCGGTTCGGCTGA
- a CDS encoding RDD family protein, producing MEQESELVTGEAVVLDVRAAKLASRGLAMMLDVVLQLFALLVAMLVLSQVAAFGDEALALTLFLVTVVLIMVGYPVIFETLSRGRTLGKMALGLRVVRTDGGPVRFRHALVRGLAGFFIDFWALGMLGVVAVVTSLLSPNGRRVGDYLAGTLVIRERMPASRTPYVGMPPQLAYWASQLDLTRLSNDLALAVRQYLSRTSELRPEAVEALGYGLAQQVAAAIGAPVPPGVPSWAYLSAVLAERRRRDQAKLQPAVQYGQAYPQAVAPAVSAPVVQPEAPSAPVPENPFAPPG from the coding sequence GTGGAACAAGAGTCCGAACTCGTCACCGGCGAGGCCGTCGTCCTGGACGTCCGCGCGGCGAAACTGGCCAGCCGTGGGCTCGCCATGATGCTCGACGTCGTCCTCCAGCTCTTCGCCCTGCTCGTCGCGATGCTGGTGCTGAGCCAGGTCGCCGCGTTCGGTGACGAAGCGCTGGCGCTGACCCTGTTCCTGGTGACCGTCGTGCTGATCATGGTCGGCTACCCGGTGATCTTCGAGACACTGAGCCGCGGCCGCACCCTGGGGAAGATGGCGCTCGGCCTGCGGGTGGTCCGCACCGACGGCGGGCCGGTGCGGTTCCGGCACGCGCTGGTCCGCGGGCTCGCCGGATTCTTCATCGACTTCTGGGCGCTGGGGATGCTCGGCGTCGTGGCGGTGGTCACGTCCCTGCTGTCGCCCAACGGCCGCCGCGTCGGCGACTATCTCGCCGGCACGCTGGTGATCCGGGAACGCATGCCCGCCTCGCGGACGCCGTACGTCGGGATGCCGCCGCAGCTGGCGTACTGGGCCTCGCAGCTGGACCTGACCCGGCTTTCGAACGACCTCGCGCTGGCCGTCCGGCAGTACCTGAGCCGGACGAGCGAGCTTCGCCCCGAAGCGGTCGAAGCGCTCGGGTACGGGCTCGCGCAGCAGGTCGCGGCCGCGATCGGGGCGCCGGTGCCGCCCGGGGTGCCGTCCTGGGCCTATCTGTCGGCCGTGCTGGCCGAGCGACGGCGGCGGGACCAGGCGAAGCTCCAACCGGCGGTTCAGTACGGGCAGGCTTACCCGCAGGCGGTCGCTCCGGCTGTTTCCGCACCGGTCGTCCAGCCGGAAGCGCCGTCAGCGCCGGTTCCGGAGAACCCTTTCGCGCCGCCGGGCTGA
- a CDS encoding DUF4350 domain-containing protein — translation MTSVSPDARRIWRGVRLPLAVVLLIVLTGTLLVLFRGEQTTGALEPGSYEPTGSRALATLLEREGVKIPIVRTAAAAKGVARGATVLITKPEYVPKSAFTEIRQNAEHVVLVQPSPRTVEEILPGVRVNGQAETETREPDCEAKDPVAAGNATMGGLKYSATQPRAQECYGGSYLEVPSPQGTVTVLGTPTPLTNDWLADEGNAALAMRLLGKHERLVWYLPTAGDPSLETQKKPLSELIPAGWSYAALQAGVAVVLLALWRSRRLGPVVTEPIPVVVRAAEATEGRARLYRKAKAAAHAGETLREAARARLRPLLGLTRDAEPAALVESVAARTGRAPAEIGALLYGDPPADDAALVRLADGLDVVEREVERS, via the coding sequence ATGACCTCCGTTTCGCCCGACGCCCGCCGGATCTGGCGCGGGGTGCGGCTCCCGCTCGCCGTCGTGCTCCTGATCGTGCTGACCGGGACGCTGCTCGTGCTCTTCCGCGGCGAGCAGACCACCGGCGCGCTCGAACCGGGTTCGTACGAGCCCACCGGCAGCCGCGCGCTGGCGACGTTGCTGGAGCGGGAAGGCGTCAAGATCCCGATCGTGCGCACCGCCGCCGCGGCCAAGGGGGTCGCGAGGGGCGCGACGGTCTTGATCACTAAGCCCGAGTACGTGCCCAAGAGCGCCTTCACGGAGATCAGGCAGAACGCCGAGCATGTCGTGCTGGTGCAGCCGAGCCCTCGCACGGTCGAAGAAATCCTTCCCGGCGTGCGGGTGAACGGCCAGGCCGAGACCGAGACCCGCGAGCCCGACTGCGAGGCGAAGGATCCCGTCGCGGCGGGCAACGCGACGATGGGCGGCCTGAAGTATTCGGCCACGCAGCCGAGGGCGCAGGAATGCTACGGCGGCTCGTATCTCGAAGTCCCGAGTCCACAAGGGACGGTGACCGTACTCGGCACCCCCACCCCGCTGACCAACGACTGGCTGGCCGACGAGGGCAACGCGGCGCTGGCGATGCGGCTGCTCGGAAAACACGAGCGGCTGGTCTGGTACCTGCCGACGGCCGGCGACCCGTCGCTGGAGACGCAGAAGAAGCCGCTGTCCGAACTGATCCCGGCGGGCTGGTCGTACGCGGCGTTGCAGGCCGGGGTCGCGGTGGTGCTGCTGGCGCTGTGGCGTTCCCGGCGGCTGGGCCCGGTGGTGACCGAACCGATCCCGGTCGTGGTCCGCGCGGCGGAGGCCACCGAGGGGCGGGCGAGGTTGTATCGCAAGGCGAAAGCCGCCGCGCACGCCGGGGAAACCCTGCGGGAGGCGGCCCGCGCGCGGCTCCGGCCGTTGCTGGGGCTCACCCGCGACGCCGAACCCGCCGCGCTCGTGGAGTCCGTCGCCGCGCGGACCGGCCGGGCGCCCGCCGAGATCGGCGCGCTGTTGTACGGAGATCCGCCCGCCGACGACGCCGCACTCGTGCGGCTGGCGGACGGACTCGATGTCGTGGAACGAGAGGTGGAGCGGTCTTGA